Proteins encoded by one window of Paenibacillus sp. DCT19:
- a CDS encoding NAD(P)-dependent oxidoreductase translates to MKIGIIGATGKAGSVILKEAVDRGHEVTAIVRNAAKVEDKSLNVLEKEVFDLTAEDIKAFDVIVNAFGAAPGQEHRHVEAGQALINILKDAPNTRLIVVGGAGSLFTDESKTLRVFESPGFPDAYKATATNQGQNLQDLQASSGIQWTFLSPAGFFNPEGVRTGKYQAGNDVILVNSEGNSYISYADYAIALVDEIEKPQHKNERFTVVGEAK, encoded by the coding sequence ATGAAAATTGGAATTATTGGTGCAACGGGTAAAGCAGGAAGTGTAATTTTGAAAGAAGCGGTAGACAGAGGGCATGAAGTAACAGCAATCGTTCGTAATGCAGCGAAAGTGGAAGACAAGTCCCTTAACGTTTTGGAAAAAGAGGTTTTTGATCTTACAGCTGAGGATATCAAAGCATTTGACGTTATCGTTAACGCATTTGGCGCAGCGCCAGGACAAGAACATCGCCATGTTGAAGCAGGACAAGCGTTGATCAATATTTTGAAGGATGCGCCTAATACGCGTCTAATCGTTGTAGGTGGTGCAGGAAGTCTGTTCACAGACGAATCCAAAACATTGCGCGTATTCGAATCACCAGGTTTCCCTGATGCATACAAAGCAACTGCTACGAACCAAGGCCAAAACTTGCAAGATCTGCAAGCATCTTCTGGTATTCAATGGACATTCCTGAGCCCAGCTGGATTCTTCAACCCAGAAGGCGTTCGCACAGGTAAGTATCAAGCAGGTAATGATGTTATTCTTGTTAATAGCGAAGGCAATAGCTACATTAGCTATGCAGACTATGCAATCGCATTGGTAGATGAGATCGAGAAACCGCAACACAAAAACGAACGCTTTACTGTAGTTGGCGAAGCGAAGTAA
- the mqnE gene encoding aminofutalosine synthase MqnE has translation MSTLVTPFTDKRMAEIVEKVQNGVRLSVEDGVYLYETDDLLTLGQLANEANLRKNGKKVYFIENMSLYFTNVCEARCAFCNFRKDQGEEGSYTLSGQEMIDYVEEHIHPGVREFHIVGGHNNHVPFQYYVDSLRALNEKYPDVTLKAYTAAEIDFFTRISGLSIKEVLQELQKAGLKSLTGGGAEILSDEYRKKMRVDKANVDRYLEVHRTAHNLGMRTHTTMLYGSIESYEDRVNHMVQIRELQDETNGFMVFIPLSMQPKSKSASIMRRNSAYEDLKTIAISRLMLDNIDHVKAYFINIGPQLTQVALSFGASDVHGTIVREKISHAAGALTPEGLTRKELIWLVKGAGRIPVERDTFYNEIQVYE, from the coding sequence ATGTCTACATTAGTTACACCATTTACAGACAAAAGAATGGCTGAGATCGTCGAGAAGGTTCAGAATGGCGTAAGATTGAGCGTGGAAGACGGTGTCTATCTGTATGAGACAGATGACTTGCTCACACTGGGCCAACTGGCTAACGAAGCCAACCTGCGGAAGAACGGTAAGAAAGTATATTTCATCGAAAACATGAGCCTTTATTTCACCAACGTATGTGAAGCTCGCTGCGCGTTTTGTAATTTCCGCAAAGACCAAGGTGAAGAAGGCTCTTATACGTTGTCTGGTCAGGAAATGATTGATTATGTGGAAGAACATATTCACCCAGGCGTCCGTGAGTTTCATATCGTAGGTGGGCATAATAATCATGTTCCTTTTCAATATTATGTCGACTCTTTGCGTGCTTTAAACGAAAAATATCCTGATGTCACGCTCAAAGCTTACACAGCTGCTGAGATTGATTTCTTCACTCGTATTAGCGGTTTGAGCATTAAGGAAGTTCTGCAAGAGCTGCAAAAAGCAGGTCTGAAATCTCTGACTGGCGGCGGCGCGGAAATTCTGTCTGATGAGTATCGCAAAAAAATGCGCGTAGACAAAGCCAATGTTGATCGCTATCTCGAAGTACACCGCACTGCTCACAACCTGGGCATGCGTACGCATACAACCATGCTGTACGGATCCATTGAATCCTACGAGGATCGTGTGAATCACATGGTTCAAATTCGTGAGCTTCAAGATGAGACAAATGGTTTTATGGTGTTTATCCCGCTCTCCATGCAGCCTAAGAGCAAAAGTGCAAGCATTATGCGTCGTAACTCTGCTTACGAGGATCTCAAAACCATTGCGATCAGCCGCCTGATGCTCGATAACATCGACCATGTTAAAGCGTACTTCATTAATATTGGTCCACAATTAACACAAGTTGCTCTGAGCTTCGGCGCTTCCGATGTTCATGGCACCATTGTACGTGAAAAAATCAGTCATGCTGCAGGTGCACTTACACCAGAAGGATTAACTCGTAAAGAATTGATCTGGTTAGTTAAAGGTGCTGGGCGCATTCCTGTAGAGCGTGATACTTTCTATAACGAAATTCAAGTATACGAGTAA
- a CDS encoding NAD(P)/FAD-dependent oxidoreductase codes for MKNFVVLGGGYGGLTIIKELLEGKIPADTQIVLVDRSPFQGLKTEYYALAAGTVSDYDLRIQFPVHEKVTYRYGEVTAIDLEQRQIEFEGQDPLEYDKLVIGLGCTDRFHNTPGAEEYSCTIQSFSKTRETYLRLSEVKAYGQVHIVGGGLSGVEMAAELRESRPDLNISILDRGERVLSAFPQRLSAYVHEWFGEHQVETRGHIAISRLEADGIYNQDEEILTDAVVWTAGIQPVKVVQDLDVTKDPQGRVVLNEYYQIPEYTDVYVVGDCASVPYAPSGQAAEVQGEQIAHIQHALWKGEKPNPHPLKLRGTLGALGKKAGFGLMGKTSMMGRVPRILKSGVLWMSKRHLG; via the coding sequence ATGAAAAATTTCGTCGTTCTCGGAGGCGGTTACGGTGGCCTCACGATTATCAAAGAACTTCTTGAAGGTAAAATTCCAGCAGACACACAAATCGTACTGGTGGATCGCAGCCCTTTTCAAGGATTAAAGACTGAATATTACGCACTCGCAGCAGGCACCGTATCTGATTACGACCTGCGCATCCAATTTCCAGTTCATGAAAAAGTTACGTATCGGTATGGAGAAGTGACGGCGATTGATCTGGAACAGCGTCAGATTGAATTTGAAGGCCAAGATCCGTTGGAATATGACAAACTGGTGATTGGATTAGGTTGTACCGATCGTTTCCATAACACACCAGGAGCAGAGGAATATAGCTGCACCATTCAGAGCTTCAGCAAAACAAGAGAAACGTATCTTCGTCTTAGTGAAGTAAAAGCTTATGGACAAGTACACATCGTTGGTGGCGGTCTAAGTGGTGTAGAGATGGCCGCAGAGCTTCGTGAGAGCAGACCTGATCTTAATATCAGCATCCTGGATCGTGGGGAACGTGTATTGTCTGCCTTCCCACAACGTCTATCCGCATATGTTCATGAATGGTTTGGTGAACATCAGGTCGAGACACGTGGACATATTGCCATTTCCCGTCTGGAAGCAGATGGAATTTATAATCAGGATGAGGAAATTTTGACGGACGCCGTAGTATGGACTGCTGGAATCCAGCCGGTCAAAGTCGTACAGGACTTGGATGTCACCAAAGATCCCCAAGGCCGTGTTGTCCTTAACGAATATTATCAAATTCCTGAATATACAGATGTCTATGTTGTCGGTGACTGCGCTAGCGTGCCTTACGCTCCAAGTGGTCAAGCAGCAGAAGTACAGGGTGAACAGATCGCTCATATTCAGCATGCCCTTTGGAAAGGTGAAAAACCCAATCCACACCCTCTTAAGTTACGCGGCACGTTAGGTGCGCTTGGTAAGAAGGCTGGTTTTGGGCTAATGGGCAAAACGTCCATGATGGGACGTGTGCCTCGTATTTTGAAAAGCGGCGTGCTCTGGATGTCCAAGCGTCATCTCGGTTAG
- a CDS encoding YuzB family protein yields MRPIIEFCANNMHFGTDEIMDQLDENPDYDVIEYGCLSNCGQCYMTPFALVNGELVITDKVEDLYNAILAKIAEADAWSELDLD; encoded by the coding sequence ATGAGACCAATTATTGAATTTTGTGCGAATAACATGCACTTTGGCACAGATGAAATCATGGATCAACTGGATGAGAATCCAGATTATGATGTTATTGAATACGGCTGCCTCAGCAATTGTGGCCAATGTTACATGACTCCTTTTGCACTAGTGAATGGCGAATTAGTCATTACCGACAAAGTTGAAGATCTATACAACGCCATCTTAGCCAAAATTGCTGAAGCCGATGCCTGGAGTGAACTGGATCTCGACTAA
- a CDS encoding NifU family protein produces MSENAQSTMMYDEVSDVLDKLRPFLQRDGGDVELVDVEDGIVKLKLVGACGSCPSSTITLKAGIERALLEEVDGVEEVVQVF; encoded by the coding sequence ATGAGCGAAAACGCACAAAGCACCATGATGTATGATGAGGTATCCGATGTGCTTGACAAACTTCGTCCGTTCCTGCAACGCGATGGCGGTGACGTGGAATTGGTTGACGTAGAAGATGGCATCGTTAAGCTGAAACTGGTCGGTGCCTGCGGCAGTTGCCCAAGCTCCACCATTACCTTAAAAGCCGGGATTGAACGCGCCCTTCTTGAAGAAGTTGACGGTGTCGAAGAAGTCGTACAAGTATTCTAA
- a CDS encoding SDR family oxidoreductase, producing the protein MKGKIALITGSAKGLGKMTALSLADQGCHIALNYVNSRLEAEELQAQIIAKGVNCIAIQADISKTEEITFLVKQVEEQLGSIDILVNNAGPFVRERRLFAEYAEAEIQMLVQGNLLGPMLLDQYVLPEMRRKQWGRIIHFGFSHAGEARSWPHRAVYAAAKVGLVSFTKTLAVEEASNGITVNMVCPGDIRGTNKEKTIDEIAGITDEETPRGRPGSGEDIARVITYLCLDHSDFITGNIMDVSGGLDPIRPTI; encoded by the coding sequence GTGAAGGGGAAGATTGCCCTCATAACGGGAAGTGCCAAAGGCCTTGGAAAAATGACAGCCCTCAGTCTGGCGGATCAGGGATGCCATATTGCCCTGAATTATGTGAATAGCCGACTCGAAGCGGAGGAGCTTCAAGCTCAGATCATAGCCAAAGGCGTAAATTGTATTGCGATCCAGGCTGACATTTCGAAGACCGAGGAGATTACATTTTTGGTGAAACAGGTGGAAGAACAGCTCGGGAGCATCGATATTCTTGTGAATAATGCTGGCCCCTTTGTCCGAGAGCGCCGTTTGTTTGCCGAATATGCAGAAGCGGAAATACAAATGTTAGTACAGGGTAATTTGCTTGGGCCTATGCTGCTTGATCAGTATGTGCTGCCAGAGATGCGGCGTAAGCAGTGGGGGCGTATCATCCACTTTGGATTCAGTCATGCCGGAGAAGCTAGATCATGGCCTCATCGAGCTGTATATGCAGCTGCGAAGGTGGGTTTGGTTTCTTTTACCAAAACATTAGCTGTAGAAGAAGCGTCTAACGGCATAACAGTGAATATGGTATGTCCTGGGGATATCCGCGGCACTAATAAAGAGAAAACGATAGATGAAATTGCTGGGATAACGGACGAGGAAACACCAAGAGGGCGTCCTGGCAGCGGTGAAGATATTGCACGTGTCATTACGTATCTCTGTCTAGACCATTCCGATTTTATTACAGGTAACATTATGGATGTGTCTGGAGGACTTGATCCAATTCGTCCAACAATTTAG
- a CDS encoding DUF2167 domain-containing protein, translating into MLLIFISFLAFSDAPQVTATTDEEQSPDAYNWIAGPATVDLDSKATLEIPEGYFFLDKANTQRSMLNAGGKPNGNEIGSLYNNSDSGSWYVVFEYVRTGHIRDDDQKLDANELLSSYIRGTEAGNREAEFEDRTYVTGWEIEPTYDSSKHQLIYSLGFKDAFEQAMVNYNVHILTREGYVSAILVTDLANFQQNNKTFEEAVLNQLSISAGYTYEEYDASTDKTSTIGLKSLIWGGIGYTGSPTNNLLLFLKKSWFIILIVVVGLIAWIRFKRSKGDEEQLSPTERMVLQEADEQQNADQNELSYYRNSGQPPHQ; encoded by the coding sequence ATGCTGTTAATATTCATTAGTTTCTTAGCTTTCTCAGATGCTCCTCAAGTAACCGCAACAACCGATGAAGAGCAATCTCCTGATGCGTATAACTGGATTGCTGGGCCGGCTACTGTAGATTTAGATAGCAAAGCCACTTTAGAAATCCCTGAAGGCTATTTTTTTCTGGATAAAGCCAACACACAACGTTCAATGCTCAATGCAGGTGGAAAACCTAACGGTAATGAAATAGGTAGCTTGTACAATAATAGCGATTCAGGTTCATGGTATGTCGTGTTTGAATACGTGAGAACCGGTCATATCCGAGATGATGATCAGAAGCTGGATGCGAACGAACTTTTAAGCAGTTATATTCGTGGTACAGAAGCGGGGAACCGAGAAGCGGAGTTTGAAGATCGAACTTACGTAACAGGTTGGGAAATTGAACCTACATATGATAGCAGCAAACATCAATTAATTTATTCTCTGGGTTTCAAGGATGCTTTTGAACAGGCCATGGTCAATTACAATGTACATATACTAACACGTGAAGGGTATGTATCTGCGATTTTGGTTACAGATCTGGCTAATTTTCAACAGAACAATAAAACATTTGAGGAAGCTGTTCTTAACCAATTGAGTATCAGTGCAGGATATACCTATGAAGAATACGATGCCTCGACAGACAAAACCTCAACGATCGGACTCAAAAGTTTAATTTGGGGCGGTATCGGTTATACAGGCAGTCCCACGAACAACTTATTGCTTTTTCTCAAGAAGTCATGGTTTATAATTTTAATTGTAGTCGTTGGGCTGATTGCTTGGATTAGATTCAAACGATCAAAAGGTGATGAAGAACAGCTCTCTCCTACGGAGCGAATGGTTCTGCAGGAGGCAGATGAACAGCAGAATGCCGATCAAAATGAATTATCATATTATCGCAATTCTGGGCAGCCGCCTCATCAATAA
- a CDS encoding DUF2167 domain-containing protein, with amino-acid sequence MMKKCVASLIAILLVLTLQAPFSITASAESNSSTTEDYQWIDGPQDVMLDSKASLKVVEGLTFLDEANTKRFMEDTESFPNGTEIGSIYGAGENSNWYVIFEYNDTGHIDDSDKDDLDAEELLDSYKRGTEEQNEKTTPDNQLFITGWDIEPNYDSAKHHLLYSIGLKDAQQEALVNYNVNVLTRQGYIGVILVTDSANFEENRRQFEDNVLSNLTVTAGNKYEEFDASIDRKSELGLTSLILGGAGVAVAKKVGLLLLLKKGWFVIVALVVGAFGWLRNKLTGRKKNDADHPTDENSLSPAEQAYQQHAAGQESIEHTHSSTGDHSENDPNKR; translated from the coding sequence ATGATGAAAAAATGTGTAGCATCCCTGATCGCCATACTGCTTGTACTTACATTACAAGCCCCCTTCTCCATCACAGCTTCTGCAGAAAGTAACAGTAGCACCACTGAGGATTATCAATGGATAGACGGACCACAAGATGTCATGCTCGACAGCAAAGCCTCCTTGAAAGTAGTTGAAGGACTTACCTTTTTAGATGAAGCCAACACAAAACGTTTCATGGAAGACACCGAATCCTTCCCGAACGGAACAGAGATCGGTAGTATCTATGGAGCGGGTGAGAACTCCAACTGGTACGTGATCTTCGAGTACAATGACACTGGACATATTGACGACAGTGACAAGGATGACCTCGATGCTGAAGAGCTCCTGGACAGCTACAAACGAGGTACAGAGGAACAGAATGAGAAAACGACTCCTGATAACCAACTGTTTATTACTGGCTGGGACATTGAACCGAACTATGATAGCGCCAAACACCATTTGCTTTATTCCATTGGTCTCAAAGACGCTCAGCAGGAAGCCCTCGTTAATTACAATGTGAACGTTCTGACACGTCAGGGCTATATCGGCGTTATTCTCGTTACAGACAGTGCTAATTTTGAGGAGAACCGAAGACAGTTTGAGGACAACGTTCTCTCCAATCTTACCGTCACTGCGGGTAACAAGTATGAGGAGTTTGACGCTTCGATCGACAGAAAATCAGAACTCGGCTTAACCAGTCTCATCCTTGGTGGTGCAGGAGTGGCTGTTGCCAAAAAAGTAGGATTGTTGTTATTGCTCAAAAAAGGATGGTTTGTCATTGTAGCTCTAGTCGTTGGAGCATTCGGATGGCTACGTAATAAGCTGACTGGACGCAAAAAAAATGATGCTGATCATCCTACGGATGAGAACTCTCTTTCTCCTGCTGAACAGGCATATCAACAGCATGCAGCTGGACAGGAATCCATCGAGCACACCCATTCATCCACTGGTGATCATTCAGAGAATGACCCGAACAAGCGCTAA
- a CDS encoding MetQ/NlpA family ABC transporter substrate-binding protein, producing the protein MKKWSFALLSILLIAVLAACGNNKDADSGADNSAGAPRTVELKVGASPTPHAEILESIKPELEAEGIRLQVVTFNDYVQPNQQLADKQLDANFFQHQPYLDAENAARGFNLVTVTPVHVEPFGGYSKKIKSLDELKDGAKVAIPNDPSNGGRALLLLAKEGLITLKDNTNISSTLQDITENPKNLEIIELDAAMMPRQLDEADLVFINANFALEANLNPEKDALLIEDLQGNPYANILVAREDNKDSDAIKKLAAALNSEAVKTFIKDRYQGAVEPAF; encoded by the coding sequence ATGAAAAAATGGTCATTTGCTCTACTAAGTATTTTGCTGATTGCAGTACTAGCTGCTTGCGGTAACAACAAGGATGCGGATAGCGGAGCAGACAATTCTGCTGGTGCACCACGTACCGTTGAACTGAAAGTGGGAGCATCTCCTACACCTCATGCTGAAATTCTGGAAAGTATCAAGCCTGAACTTGAAGCAGAAGGTATTCGTTTGCAAGTTGTAACATTTAATGATTATGTTCAACCGAATCAGCAATTGGCTGACAAACAATTGGACGCTAACTTCTTCCAACACCAACCTTATCTAGATGCAGAAAATGCAGCACGTGGTTTTAACCTTGTAACTGTAACTCCTGTACACGTAGAGCCTTTTGGTGGCTATTCCAAAAAGATCAAATCATTGGATGAATTGAAAGACGGCGCAAAAGTTGCGATCCCGAATGACCCATCCAATGGTGGCCGTGCATTGTTGTTGCTTGCAAAAGAAGGTCTGATTACGCTCAAAGACAACACAAACATCTCGTCAACTCTGCAAGACATTACTGAAAATCCGAAAAACCTGGAGATTATTGAGTTGGATGCAGCGATGATGCCGCGTCAGTTGGATGAAGCAGACCTGGTATTCATTAATGCAAACTTTGCACTGGAAGCGAATCTGAATCCAGAAAAAGATGCTCTTCTAATCGAAGATCTGCAAGGTAACCCGTATGCTAACATTCTTGTAGCTCGTGAAGATAACAAAGATTCAGATGCAATCAAGAAACTGGCAGCAGCCCTGAATTCCGAAGCAGTAAAAACATTTATTAAAGATCGTTACCAAGGTGCAGTTGAACCTGCATTTTAA
- a CDS encoding methionine ABC transporter permease — protein sequence MDFSTVRWEEVGKASIETLQILLVSGLFTVIIGLPLGVLLFMTARSSSAKSVLVYSILSVIVNILRSVPFIILIVALLPVTRALVGTATGVLGTIPPLVIAAAPYFARIVETTLREVDRGVIEAAQAMGASTGQIVRRVLLPEALPGLLAGITITIVTLVSYTAMAGMVGGGGLGTLAINYGYYRYQTEVMLVAVVLIVILVQVLQMSGDRLVKWFTRK from the coding sequence ATGGATTTTTCAACTGTACGCTGGGAAGAGGTTGGCAAGGCGTCTATTGAGACGTTGCAGATTCTTCTTGTATCCGGTCTGTTTACTGTAATTATTGGCTTACCATTGGGTGTGCTGCTATTCATGACGGCAAGATCCTCATCGGCAAAATCGGTTCTCGTTTATTCGATTCTGTCGGTGATTGTGAATATATTGCGATCTGTTCCATTCATCATCTTAATTGTTGCTCTACTTCCAGTTACCCGTGCGCTTGTTGGAACGGCTACAGGTGTGTTGGGTACAATTCCACCACTTGTCATTGCAGCAGCGCCGTACTTCGCTAGGATTGTGGAGACGACATTGCGTGAGGTGGATCGTGGAGTCATAGAAGCTGCACAAGCGATGGGAGCCTCGACAGGGCAGATTGTAAGACGTGTTCTGTTACCAGAGGCATTACCTGGTTTGCTGGCAGGTATAACGATCACCATTGTTACGTTGGTTTCCTATACGGCAATGGCGGGGATGGTTGGCGGCGGTGGACTTGGGACGCTGGCGATCAACTATGGTTATTATCGTTACCAGACCGAGGTCATGCTTGTAGCGGTAGTATTAATCGTCATTTTGGTACAAGTCCTTCAGATGTCTGGAGATCGCTTGGTTAAATGGTTCACCAGGAAATAA
- a CDS encoding Cthe_2314 family HEPN domain-containing protein, translated as MLRTLLGEPPRQNEGMLEEAIDSMVETLELLQRQLEKNQDPTHDYRKLYVWTQGLISSLDELEQSCFAASHFRKKVKAGSTEDMTSEEKAEYARYVYFYKDGFIRCFAILDKTGTVLNELFQLNTTKVKTHFSYFTVLRQFGYAKMHGELAAKLIEIKDAYREPMSRLRKRRNMEIHYMNSEMQDDLWQLHQTLQGKVKLEDLDQHLNELRQGLDMVCATLKASYGYMNKMWHQQGFRERSKGIKS; from the coding sequence ATGCTGCGAACGTTGCTAGGCGAACCGCCACGCCAAAATGAGGGTATGTTGGAGGAAGCTATTGATTCAATGGTGGAGACTTTGGAGTTACTGCAACGCCAACTGGAGAAGAACCAAGACCCAACGCATGATTATCGTAAGCTGTATGTTTGGACGCAGGGGTTAATCTCCTCGTTAGATGAACTGGAGCAGAGCTGCTTTGCTGCATCTCACTTTCGCAAGAAGGTAAAAGCAGGCTCTACAGAAGACATGACGAGCGAGGAAAAGGCGGAATATGCCCGGTACGTTTATTTTTACAAGGATGGATTCATTCGTTGCTTTGCCATTTTGGACAAGACAGGTACTGTATTGAATGAACTGTTTCAGCTCAATACAACCAAAGTAAAAACGCATTTCTCTTATTTTACCGTGTTGCGACAGTTTGGATACGCCAAGATGCATGGGGAACTAGCGGCTAAGCTGATCGAAATCAAGGATGCATACCGAGAGCCCATGAGCAGATTACGTAAACGCAGGAACATGGAGATTCATTACATGAATTCTGAAATGCAGGACGATCTGTGGCAACTGCACCAGACATTGCAGGGGAAAGTGAAGCTGGAGGACTTGGATCAACATCTGAACGAATTGCGTCAAGGATTAGATATGGTGTGTGCAACGTTGAAGGCATCGTATGGTTACATGAATAAAATGTGGCATCAACAAGGCTTTAGAGAGCGTAGTAAAGGGATAAAATCATAA
- a CDS encoding heme A synthase, translating to MKHLTLFKWLTVLTCLVMFLATFGGGIVTKTESGLGCGTEWPLCNGKLVPAHTVASLIEYSHRAVSALAGLLSIASFVAFLRFGKSRRDLQLFSLLTLIFVIVQGIMGAFAVVFSQSSAVMALHFGFSIIAFASSLMMALGIRQEARHGGLERLNNYPRVTKGFRNLVWFSTVYTYLVVYTGAFVSHTDSAGGCSGFPLCNGQIVPELSGGVAVAFAHRLAALSLVIVIAILGHYAYRKHPDNTELRRLGVIAVVLILLQVFIGFVMMLTIGRPEVYMFVALAHMLDIAILFGVLTYMSFLVYKLHRPVNRF from the coding sequence TTGAAGCATTTAACCTTGTTTAAATGGTTAACCGTATTAACTTGTCTTGTGATGTTCCTGGCAACGTTCGGTGGGGGCATTGTTACCAAGACAGAATCCGGATTAGGTTGTGGCACAGAGTGGCCTTTGTGTAACGGAAAGCTTGTTCCAGCACATACGGTAGCATCCCTAATTGAATATTCACATCGTGCCGTAAGCGCATTGGCAGGTCTGCTGTCGATTGCCTCTTTTGTAGCATTTTTGCGGTTCGGTAAGTCTCGTCGAGATCTACAATTGTTCTCATTACTAACGCTCATATTTGTTATTGTCCAGGGAATCATGGGAGCCTTTGCCGTGGTGTTCTCCCAATCTTCTGCCGTCATGGCGCTGCACTTTGGATTCTCGATCATAGCGTTCGCGAGTTCTCTAATGATGGCGCTGGGAATAAGGCAGGAGGCGCGTCACGGAGGACTGGAAAGATTGAATAATTACCCTCGGGTAACTAAAGGGTTCCGTAATCTGGTCTGGTTTTCCACGGTTTACACGTATCTTGTTGTGTACACAGGTGCGTTTGTAAGCCATACCGACTCAGCGGGAGGCTGCTCAGGTTTCCCATTATGTAATGGACAGATTGTTCCAGAGTTGTCCGGAGGGGTAGCTGTAGCATTTGCTCACCGTTTGGCTGCATTATCCTTGGTTATTGTCATCGCGATTTTGGGTCATTATGCATACCGCAAACATCCTGATAATACCGAACTTCGGAGATTAGGTGTGATCGCTGTAGTGCTCATTCTGCTCCAAGTCTTCATTGGTTTCGTGATGATGCTTACGATTGGTCGTCCAGAAGTGTACATGTTCGTTGCGCTTGCTCATATGTTGGATATTGCCATATTGTTCGGAGTTCTAACATACATGAGTTTCCTTGTATACAAACTGCATCGTCCAGTTAATCGTTTCTAG
- a CDS encoding thioredoxin family protein, which translates to MEQITSKPEFDVAIQSPRLTVAVFKADWCGDCKYIDPFMPEVEDKYARELTLIEVDVDQVGTVSEEQNILGIPSFVAYTDGRELVRYVNKLRKSREEIEQFLDRAVEVYKTIHK; encoded by the coding sequence ATGGAACAAATAACTTCCAAACCCGAATTTGATGTAGCCATTCAATCTCCCAGACTGACCGTAGCCGTATTTAAGGCTGATTGGTGTGGAGACTGCAAGTACATCGATCCATTTATGCCTGAAGTAGAGGACAAGTATGCTCGTGAGCTGACATTGATTGAGGTTGATGTCGATCAAGTGGGCACAGTGAGTGAAGAACAAAATATCCTCGGCATACCGAGTTTTGTAGCGTATACGGATGGACGTGAATTGGTTCGTTATGTGAACAAGCTTCGTAAATCTAGAGAAGAGATTGAGCAGTTCCTTGATCGTGCTGTCGAAGTGTACAAAACGATCCACAAATAA